From the genome of Streptomyces sp. NBC_01260, one region includes:
- a CDS encoding 4'-phosphopantetheinyl transferase family protein, whose product MSGGPPPRHDHVVAAVATTAEVLAHPELDADMLAPWERRRLTRIRVPARRDDVVAARLLLRLCASRFTGLAPDAHDLVQFCPECGQYEHGRPSLRDRPRTGVSMSHAHGLVAAAAGPGAVGIDVEPSTRRPGPVSVLRRMLPEADLEAAAASPDPGPELLRAWVRREALLKAGGGGLPLLVWADRRRGATAAVASTVPVDVLPGITAHGGPSEG is encoded by the coding sequence TTGAGCGGCGGCCCTCCGCCGCGCCACGACCACGTGGTGGCCGCGGTGGCCACCACGGCGGAGGTCCTGGCCCACCCGGAGCTGGACGCGGACATGCTCGCCCCCTGGGAGCGCCGGCGGCTGACCCGGATACGGGTGCCGGCCCGCCGCGACGACGTGGTGGCGGCGCGGCTCCTGCTGCGCCTGTGCGCCTCGCGCTTCACCGGCCTCGCCCCGGACGCCCACGATCTCGTCCAGTTCTGCCCCGAGTGCGGGCAGTACGAGCACGGTCGCCCCTCGCTCCGGGACCGCCCCCGTACCGGCGTCAGCATGAGCCATGCCCACGGCCTGGTCGCGGCAGCCGCAGGCCCCGGTGCCGTGGGCATCGACGTGGAGCCCTCCACCCGCCGGCCCGGCCCCGTGTCGGTGCTGCGGCGGATGCTGCCCGAGGCCGACCTGGAAGCGGCAGCCGCTTCCCCGGACCCCGGTCCGGAACTGCTCCGGGCGTGGGTGCGCCGGGAGGCCCTGCTGAAGGCGGGCGGGGGCGGTCTCCCACTGCTGGTCTGGGCGGATCGCCGCCGGGGAGCCACGGCTGCGGTGGCGAGCACCGTACCGGTGGACGTCCTGCCCGGGATCACGGCGCACGGGGGACCGTCCGAGGGCTAG
- a CDS encoding acyl carrier protein, which yields MDSITAWLHEKNPGLTGGIASDEDLIEARLIDSMDFLEFIDLLEELSASSIDLQEVTIDDFRTLDRIQQRFLAPPVSSAASEAASG from the coding sequence ATGGACAGCATCACCGCGTGGCTCCACGAGAAGAACCCCGGTCTCACCGGCGGCATCGCCTCCGACGAGGACCTGATCGAGGCCCGCCTCATCGACTCCATGGACTTCCTGGAGTTCATCGATCTGCTGGAGGAGCTCTCCGCCAGCAGCATCGACCTCCAGGAAGTCACCATCGACGACTTCCGTACCCTCGACCGCATACAGCAGCGCTTCCTGGCCCCGCCCGTCTCCTCGGCAGCCTCCGAGGCGGCGTCCGGATGA
- a CDS encoding aminoacyl--tRNA ligase-related protein: MSTSDTTTPPGITLKSPGPGLVPLDPVHTALLHGLDALLTGLAARLSAPEVVGPPLLSAEGLSRLDYFRNFPHLGVAAGRFAPDAFDGLAGGQPPGGLPLEPTGHLLPSATCYGLLLSLEGQDVGADGLRLSATGRCYRNETHYDGLRRLWGFHMREVLYLGTQDGASEHLGRGAEFIREVAAHLGLELTRAAADDPFYDKGGSRARLMMLDPVKHEFSAPDGTAVASVNRHRNFFGERLGIRAGSEESVYSSCVAFGVERWVHAMILAHGTPERALDRLRRVGA; this comes from the coding sequence ATGAGCACATCCGACACCACGACGCCGCCGGGCATCACCCTGAAGAGCCCGGGGCCCGGCCTCGTCCCCCTGGACCCGGTCCACACCGCCCTGCTGCACGGACTGGACGCCCTGCTGACGGGCCTGGCGGCCAGGCTCTCGGCCCCGGAGGTGGTGGGTCCGCCGCTGCTCTCCGCGGAGGGGCTGTCCCGGCTGGACTACTTCCGCAACTTCCCCCACCTCGGTGTCGCCGCCGGCCGTTTCGCTCCGGACGCCTTCGACGGCCTGGCCGGCGGACAGCCGCCGGGCGGCCTGCCGCTGGAGCCGACCGGTCACCTCCTGCCCTCCGCCACCTGCTACGGACTGCTGCTCTCCCTGGAGGGGCAGGACGTCGGTGCGGACGGGCTGCGGCTCTCGGCGACCGGCCGCTGCTACCGCAACGAGACCCACTACGACGGGCTGCGGCGGCTATGGGGCTTCCACATGCGCGAGGTGCTGTACCTCGGCACCCAGGACGGAGCGTCCGAACACCTGGGCCGGGGAGCGGAGTTCATCCGCGAGGTCGCCGCCCACCTCGGCCTGGAGCTGACCCGGGCCGCGGCCGACGACCCGTTCTACGACAAGGGCGGATCGCGTGCCCGTCTGATGATGCTGGACCCGGTCAAGCACGAGTTCAGCGCTCCGGACGGCACCGCTGTCGCCTCGGTCAACCGGCACCGCAACTTCTTCGGCGAGCGGCTGGGCATCCGCGCGGGCTCCGAAGAGTCCGTGTACAGCTCCTGCGTGGCCTTCGGCGTCGAGCGCTGGGTCCACGCGATGATCCTCGCCCACGGAACCCCCGAGCGGGCTCTCGACCGCCTCCGCCGCGTCGGCGCCTGA